A single region of the Ziziphus jujuba cultivar Dongzao chromosome 10, ASM3175591v1 genome encodes:
- the LOC125421145 gene encoding PHD finger-like domain-containing protein 5A, whose protein sequence is MAKHHPDLIMCRKQPGIAIGRLCEKCDGKCVICDSYVRPCTLVRVCDECNYGSFQGRCVICGGVGISDAYYCKECTQQEKDRDGCPKIVNLGSAKTDLFYERKKYGFKKR, encoded by the coding sequence ATGGCTAAGCATCACCCTGATTTGATTATGTGTCGGAAGCAGCCAGGAATTGCCATTGGGCGGCTTTGTGAGAAGTGTGATGGGAAGTGTGTTATCTGCGACTCATATGTGCGGCCTTGCACTCTTGTGCGAGTTTGTGATGAATGCAACTACGGATCCTTTCAGGGTCGATGTGTTATCTGTGGAGGAGTTGGAATTTCTGATGCCTACTATTGCAAAGAATGCACACAGCAAGAGAAAGATAGGGATGGATGTcctaaaattgtaaatttaggTAGTGCAAAAACAGACTTGTTCTATGAACGAAAGAAGTACGGTTTCAAGAAAAGATGA
- the LOC107411433 gene encoding gibberellin 2-beta-dioxygenase 8 translates to MSFESYPPPFRQQSHVVHSDDSSKTLQDFDLIPTIDLQCLDLDNLHGACKNWGLFRLVNHGIPPTLLNQLQDHAKKLFSIPFETKQTLFTSPFSYFWGTPALSPSGTSLLNSSGNINWVEGLNIPLPHLSQIQSQTLSSFRVLLEEYGNHLARLSRALYEAMAKKLNLDTLESKSNLSESNGSLRVYRYPYYSDEADEAAWGLDVHTDSSVFSILSQDQVGGLEVLNHDQWFNVKPIPNTLIVNIGDMMQAISDDEYKSVKHRVKVNRSRERVSICYFVFPEEGRVIRSSKYKPFTYSDFQAQVQKDIKTLGYKVGLERFRAY, encoded by the exons atgagcTTTGAATCTTACCCTCCTCCATTTCGCCAACAATCCCACGTCGTTCACTCCGACGATTCGTCCAAAACACTCCAAGATTTCGATTTGATACCCACCATAGACCTCCAATGTCTTGACCTCGACAACCTTCACGGTGCTTGTAAGAATTGGGGACTCTTTCGTTTGGTCAACCATGGTATTCCTCCTACCCTTTTGAACCAGCTTCAAGACCATGCCAAAAAGCTCTTCTCCATCCCTTTTGAAACCAAGCAGACCTTATTCACCTCCCCTTTCTCCTATTTCTGGGGTACTCCTGCTCTTTCCCCTTCTGGTACTTCCCTCTTGAATTCCTCTGGGAATATCAATTGGGTTGAAGGCCTTAATATCCCACTTCCCCATCTCTCTCAAATTCAATCCCAAACTCTCTCTTCTTtcag AGTTTTGCTGGAAGAATATGGAAACCACTTGGCTAGGCTGTCTAGAGCTTTATACGAAGCCATGGCAAAGAAGCTGAATCTAGACACATTAGAATCAAAATCTAATCTGTCAGAATCTAATGGATCTTTACGTGTTTACCGGTATCCATATTATTCCGATGAAGCCGACGAAGCTGCATGGGGGTTGGACGTACACACGGATAGCTCCGTCTTTTCCATACTCAGCCAAGACCAAGTAGGTGGGCTCGAAGTTCTCAATCATGATCAATGGTTCAATGTGAAACCTATTCCCAATACCTTGATTGTCAATATTGGTGATATGATGCAG GCAATAAGCGACGACGAATACAAGAGTGTGAAACACAGAGTGAAAGTGAACAGGAGTAGAGAAAGAGTTTCAATCTGCTACTTTGTGTTTCCAGAAGAAGGAAGGGTTATAAGAAGCTCAAAATACAAGCCTTTTACTTACAGTGACTTTCAAGCACAAGTGCAAAAAGATATTAAGACTCTTGGCTATAAGGTTGGGCTTGAAAGGTTCAGAGCTTATTAA
- the LOC107411424 gene encoding transcription factor FER-LIKE IRON DEFICIENCY-INDUCED TRANSCRIPTION FACTOR gives MIMDLEAGNSFNNTNNNEFELQDFIDDAKFDQFIDLIRGSENEDPVASFDCDELINGSFIDNGQFGQNPEGIFGFDAKMVLSDPTSFDITLPNYDGGDLVFEDNENDGEEFSSATTTTTTTTTTPTTTNTGKRPKVDRSRTLVSERRRRGRMKEKLYALRSLVPNITKMDKASIIGDAVLYVQDLQAQAKKLKAEIAGLEASLNEAERNQESRENTKMRNAADAKHLVTKNIFQMDMFQVEVRGFYVKVACNNGEGVAISLYKALESLTSFNVQSANLATVSDRFILTFTLKVNEWDQDLIINLPNLKLWVTGAFLNQGFELKIPFSA, from the exons ATGATTATGGATTTGGAAGCTGGAAACTCCTTCAACAACACCAACAACAACGAATTCGAGTTACAagatttcattgatgatgctaaGTTCGATCAGTTCATCGATCTAATCCGTGGATCAGAAAATGAAGACCCAGTTGCTAGTTTCGACTGTGACGAGCTTATCAATGGCAGTTTCATTGATAACGGCCAGTTCGGTCAAAACCCAGAAGGCATATTCGGTTTCGATGCAAAAATGGTACTCTCTGATCCAACTTCTTTCGATATTACTTTACCAAATTACGATGGTGGAGATTTGGTGTTCGAAGACAACGAGAATGATGGCGAGGAATTTTCGTCTgcaaccaccaccaccaccaccacaacaACAActccaacaacaacaaatacCGGAAAGCGGCCCAAGGTTGATCGGTCAAGAACTCTGGTTTCAGAGAGGAGGAGGAGGGGAAGGATGAAGGAGAAGCTCTATGCATTGCGGTCCTTGGTTCCTAACATAACCAAG ATGGATAAGGCCTCCATAATTGGAGATGCTGTATTGTATGTACAAGATTTGCAAGCGCAGGCTAAGAAACTAAAAGCTGAGATTGCAGGGCTTGAAGCATCATTGAATGAAGCAGAAAGAAATCAAGAATCAAGAGAgaatacaaagatgaggaatgCTGCAGATGCCAAACATTTAGTGACCAAGAATATCTTTCAG aTGGACATGTTTCAAGTAGAGGTGAGAGGATTTTATGTGAAAGTTGCTTGCAACAATGGAGAAGGAGTAGCTATATCACTTTACAAGGCTCTTGAATCTCTTACGAGCTTCAATGTTCAGAGCGCAAACTTAGCCACAGTTTCTGATAGATTTATACTCACATTTACTTTGAAA GTAAACGAATGGGACCAGGACCTGATCATCAAtttgccaaatttgaagctttgGGTTACTGGGGCTTTTCTTAATCAAGGATTTGAACTTAAAATCCCATTTTCAGCCTaa